In the Sphingomonas sp. LM7 genome, one interval contains:
- a CDS encoding NAD(P)-dependent oxidoreductase, with the protein MSVLAITGGTGFVGSRLIALATAAGHHVRALTRREQAARAHIDWIAGDLGDTVALARLCQGADAVIHVAGVVNAPDRAGFAAGNIEGTRNMLTAAEGAGVQRFVHVSSLAAREPDMSAYGWSKAEAEQLVAHSLLDTSIVRPPAIYGPGDMEMLELFRLARNGIALLPPGGRLSVIEVGDLGRLLLALANGGNGGRSYDCDDGRENGWSHREFGRAIGTATGKRVAAIALPRPLMMAGAHLDRLVRGKRAKLTPDRVAYFCHEDWVIDASRRPPADLWRPQVETHAGLAATAAWYREQGLL; encoded by the coding sequence GTGAGCGTTCTCGCGATCACCGGGGGCACCGGGTTCGTCGGGTCGCGGCTGATCGCGCTCGCCACCGCAGCGGGGCACCACGTTCGCGCGCTCACCCGGCGCGAGCAGGCGGCGCGCGCGCATATCGACTGGATCGCCGGCGATCTCGGCGACACGGTGGCACTGGCGCGGCTTTGCCAGGGCGCCGATGCGGTGATCCATGTCGCGGGGGTCGTGAACGCGCCTGACCGCGCCGGCTTCGCGGCCGGCAATATCGAGGGTACGCGCAACATGCTCACCGCTGCCGAGGGTGCGGGAGTGCAGCGATTCGTCCATGTCTCGTCGCTCGCCGCGCGTGAGCCCGATATGTCCGCCTATGGCTGGTCCAAGGCCGAAGCCGAGCAACTGGTCGCGCATTCGCTGCTCGACACCAGCATCGTGCGGCCGCCGGCAATCTATGGCCCGGGTGACATGGAGATGCTCGAACTGTTCCGTCTGGCGAGAAACGGCATCGCGCTGCTGCCCCCCGGCGGACGGCTGTCCGTGATCGAAGTCGGTGACCTCGGCCGGCTGTTGCTCGCGCTCGCCAATGGCGGGAACGGCGGGCGCAGCTATGATTGCGACGACGGCCGTGAAAATGGCTGGAGCCACAGGGAATTCGGACGCGCGATCGGCACTGCGACCGGCAAGCGCGTTGCCGCGATCGCGCTACCGCGGCCGCTGATGATGGCAGGCGCGCATCTCGACCGGCTGGTGCGCGGCAAGCGAGCCAAGCTGACGCCTGACCGCGTCGCCTATTTCTGCCATGAGGATTGGGTGATCGACGCGTCCCGCCGCCCGCCCGCCGATCTCTGGCGCCCGCAAGTCGAGACGCATGCCGGGCTCGCTGCGACCGCCGCCTGGTATCGCGAGCAGGGGCTGCTCTAG